A single Ghiorsea bivora DNA region contains:
- the groES gene encoding co-chaperone GroES, whose amino-acid sequence MANIRPLHDRVIVRRLAEEEKTAGGIIIPDAAKEKPLQGEIIAVGKGKLLDNGDLRALDVKEGDTVIFSTYAGTEIKIDGETLLLMREDDILGVIA is encoded by the coding sequence ATGGCAAACATTCGCCCATTACACGATCGTGTTATCGTTCGTCGCTTAGCTGAAGAAGAAAAAACTGCAGGCGGCATCATTATTCCTGACGCAGCAAAAGAAAAACCATTACAAGGCGAAATCATCGCTGTTGGTAAAGGTAAACTATTGGATAATGGCGACCTTCGCGCATTGGACGTTAAAGAAGGCGATACTGTTATCTTCTCAACTTACGCTGGCACGGAAATCAAGATTGATGGTGAAACACTTCTCTTGATGCGTGAAGACGACATTCTTGGCGTTATCGCTTAA
- the groL gene encoding chaperonin GroEL (60 kDa chaperone family; promotes refolding of misfolded polypeptides especially under stressful conditions; forms two stacked rings of heptamers to form a barrel-shaped 14mer; ends can be capped by GroES; misfolded proteins enter the barrel where they are refolded when GroES binds) yields the protein MAKEIQFGDEARAKMLAGVDKLANAVKVTLGPKGRNVVLDKSWGAPTITKDGVSVAKEIELEDKFENMGAQMVKEVASKTADIAGDGTTTATVLAQAIAKEGNKAVAAGMNPMDLQRGIDQAVAALTAELANLSNPVKNQEEVAQVGTISANGDAEIGKIIADAMEKVGKEGVITVEEAKGLETELDVVEGMQFDRGYLSPYFVTNADRMEAELKDAYILFFEKKISNMRDLLPVLEAVARSGKPLMIIAEDIEGEALATLVVNKMRGVMNVAAVKAPGFGDRRKAMMEDMAILTNGKVISEDLGLKLENVTLEDLGQAGTVQITKDTTIIVDGAGDKDAIAARVALIRKQAEESTSDYDKEKLQERLAKLAGGVAVIKVGAATEVAMKEKKDRVDDALHATRAAVEEGIVAGGGVALIRASKALADLKGANHDQDAGINIVRTAIEAPLRQIVSNGGGEASVVVNEIAKSKDANFGYNAGTEEYGDLVKMGVIDPTKVTRTALQHAASIAGLLITTEAMVADIPEPAAPAAPDMGGMGGMGGMM from the coding sequence ATGGCTAAGGAAATTCAATTCGGAGACGAAGCTCGCGCAAAAATGCTTGCAGGCGTTGATAAATTAGCAAACGCAGTAAAAGTAACATTAGGCCCCAAAGGTCGTAATGTTGTGCTTGATAAATCTTGGGGCGCACCAACCATCACCAAAGATGGCGTATCTGTAGCCAAAGAAATCGAGCTAGAAGATAAATTTGAAAACATGGGCGCACAGATGGTCAAAGAAGTTGCGTCTAAAACTGCGGACATCGCAGGTGACGGCACAACAACGGCAACTGTATTGGCACAAGCCATTGCAAAAGAAGGCAACAAAGCGGTTGCAGCAGGCATGAACCCAATGGACTTGCAACGCGGTATCGACCAAGCCGTTGCAGCTTTAACAGCAGAGCTTGCCAATCTATCCAACCCCGTGAAAAACCAAGAAGAAGTAGCACAAGTCGGCACTATTTCTGCCAACGGTGATGCTGAAATTGGTAAAATCATTGCTGATGCAATGGAAAAAGTAGGTAAAGAAGGCGTAATTACTGTAGAAGAAGCCAAAGGCTTGGAAACAGAACTGGACGTGGTTGAAGGTATGCAATTCGACCGTGGTTATTTGTCACCTTATTTCGTGACCAATGCAGACCGCATGGAAGCGGAATTAAAAGACGCATACATTTTGTTCTTCGAGAAAAAAATCTCAAACATGCGCGACCTACTTCCAGTCTTGGAAGCTGTAGCTCGCTCTGGTAAACCTTTGATGATTATCGCTGAAGACATTGAAGGCGAAGCCTTGGCAACATTGGTTGTGAACAAAATGCGTGGCGTGATGAATGTTGCGGCCGTGAAAGCACCTGGTTTTGGCGACCGTCGCAAAGCCATGATGGAAGACATGGCTATTTTGACCAATGGTAAAGTCATTTCTGAAGACCTTGGCTTAAAATTGGAAAATGTAACCTTGGAAGACTTGGGTCAAGCGGGCACTGTCCAAATCACCAAAGACACAACCATTATTGTTGATGGTGCGGGTGATAAAGATGCCATCGCTGCTCGTGTAGCTTTGATTCGTAAACAAGCTGAGGAATCCACTTCAGATTACGACAAAGAAAAACTACAAGAGCGCCTAGCTAAATTGGCTGGTGGTGTTGCAGTAATTAAAGTTGGTGCGGCTACTGAAGTTGCGATGAAAGAGAAAAAAGACCGTGTGGATGATGCATTGCATGCAACACGTGCAGCAGTTGAAGAAGGTATTGTTGCAGGTGGTGGTGTTGCACTTATCCGTGCGAGCAAAGCATTGGCTGACCTTAAAGGTGCAAACCACGACCAAGATGCAGGCATCAATATTGTTCGCACTGCAATCGAAGCACCTTTGCGTCAAATCGTAAGCAACGGTGGCGGCGAAGCTTCTGTAGTTGTGAATGAAATCGCAAAATCTAAAGATGCAAACTTCGGTTATAACGCTGGCACTGAAGAGTATGGCGATTTGGTGAAAATGGGCGTAATTGACCCAACCAAAGTGACCCGTACCGCACTTCAACATGCAGCTTCAATCGCTGGTTTGTTAATCACAACTGAAGCCATGGTTGCAGATATCCCTGAGCCAGCAGCTCCTGCTGCACCAGATATGGGCGGCATGGGTGGAATGGGCGGCATGATGTAG